The DNA window ACATTCTGTCAATGCGGCATAAAATAgcatattaaataattataacCGAGTTCAAGTTCTATTTTCACAACATATCTAATCAAAATGAAAGTGTTAACTAGAGTAAATGTCTGCATTGCTACcctctaaagaaagaaaaagtgcatGAAAGTGACTCCCAACATTGAATTATAACTCAAAGAAGCCATCACgaagcctgtcggagtttaagaagcttttggactgtgcacttaagtcacatggtctgaatttttggatTGACCTGTGTGGTGCCGGGAGTTGGGCTCCAGGATCCTtgtgggccccttccaactcggCATAttctataattttaaaaagggtatGTAGCAGAAAATCACTAATTGAAACTCTGAAGTACCTATATTTGGAGGCCTCAAACTGCACATATAGATATAAATAGATGTGTTGCCACATACATCTTGTCTAATTTCTTGAAggaattaaaatgctttcagtgtttGTCAGTCTCAGAGTAAATTTTAGCCACCAATTCACCACATTGTATGGAGAAGTTCAACTCATTCTACTGATATAAACAGAGCaaatagaaagtaaaattttaCTCATGAAACTGCATGACTTTTACTATACATGCCTTCTaataaaataccagaaaaagaacagtgaaTCTCCTGGAGTGTTTCTAATTTTCAAATTCACACCTGCCTCCACCCCACTAGGTATAACACAGTAAGAAACATTTTGACAGTTCTCATTCACAAATGATTGTTGAAGatttctcattgttttcttttgtcaaaAATGCCCCAAACTACAGGGCATCAGTTTTTCACGAAAAGTTCAAAATCCACAGAAGTTAATGTTAGTTTCATCAAGGTTTTTATGAAATAGGAATTACAGAGaattaaaatagataaaactTTTACCTCTGAAAGATGTAATGCCAGCTTTAGACctgctttttttgcttctgagaGGGGTTCCAAAAAATCTTGACCACGTCCTGCCTTGAAGACAGAAACACATCATCATTCTACATCTTGTTCTACAGAACTCCTCTAGTTACATGATTTAAAAGCCCagcaatatgaaaaaataattcaaatacagctacattgaattatttttcttttgttgttattccATTTTTGATCGCAGCACATCAGATAACGTTCTGCTATATGGGCACAATTTAGTCAAATTGGCCAAACATCAGTAATTCAGATGATGCTCAACAGTGAGTGATAAGTCAACCGTCTTGACTTTGATACTGGTTCCATAACTGCCACCTACAgctatttcatttcaatttgaCAGCTATcctcaaatttaattttttttttgcttgtttaataCCCAAGAGTATACGTTGCATCTAAACAAAGTTTATACTAATGTCAACTCAAAATAgtatttcatttacttcaaCACAGTCAATCTGCAGCTACAATTTACTAACAGACACTTGCCAgataaatgctgcttttcagaggctcttttttcagtgttaaaatcTACAAATCCTTTGTTTAAGGATTCTTTCTCCCATATAGCAACAGGGATTAACCTGGTATCAAAATTATGAGCAAGTCAATCAAACTAGTAACAAACATAGGACAAAAACTTAAaagaacaaagtatttttggaaCTGCTTGCTGTTAcacaatattaaatatttatcttcaagGACAGAtcaaaacgaaacaaaaactTACAGTTGGATCACCACTGAGATCAAGTCCTACTACAACTCCATCAGTGGAAAGAAGGAATTCTTCAGCAAGTTTAACAGTCTGCTTAGCAACTGCCGGGCCACCTCTTCTGTTTATTGCTATTAATAATCTAGGAGATAAGCGTACATGTCCGGTAAAATACAAGTTGTAGTGTCAAGAGACCAACAAATCTCATACCAATAAAAACGGCACTTCACTTCCTTCATGGTTGACTACAGAGAATAGTTGTACAGAAACTGTTCAAGGAATGAAGGCACCAAAATGCAGAGGGATATCAATCAGATCAAGATGTGACCCTGTGAAATGCAGCAGCCACGGtgagagggagggcagggaacaATACATTGCTCTTTTGCAGCCTGCAGCATCAGGTGAGCAACCTCTCAGAAAGGcacacaggaaaaatgaaaaatcttcagCTTACACAAATAAATCTAATTGCttgctactgaaaaaataagagagCCATGCAGATTCCTTGCCCATAAGCAACCACTGACATCTTGTAAAACCCTTCTGTTCATTTTAACTACCTCTCCTTTACTGCAGGTTGCTTGTGCAGCTACTCCAATAAAAATCTTGCAATGAACGTAGGCCCTGAAAAAGACTATTTAATGCAATTTCCTTCAAAAGCACGGCTCCTGAAAACATTGCAGAGAATGGACAGTATTAGAGCTGAAAGGTTGCATCCACTTTTATTCTctaaaagtggaaaagaaagattaaaaaaaaggattccATATGAATTATCTGTTTCCATTCCATTTTACAGGTGACTTTCtgtaaaaaagcttttattagTCAAATTGCAtgctaataaaaattatatatacagaAATCACTAAACTTAATCTGGTTTagacactgttttcttttctatactAATTTGTAAATCTCTCTGCAAACCATGACTGAGTATCAGACTGAACAAAACCTTGAAACAGAAGCACTCCATGTGCTTTATTTACCTTACATCTATATCCAAGCCTTCTTCTTTACATTGCTTTATACCCTCAAGTATAGTTTCAACATACATCCTTTTGGTCATACCTACAAACACATGTACACATTTGGAATCAAcatatttgaattaattttattatgctGCAGACCCAACTCTCTAGTTTCAGTTTGCATCTTTGATTTTACTCCATAGTTTTCTAATTTACATAGTTCTACTTCAATTTCTAAATACAGTTTAACTTTGAACATATATTTGGATTAAGCCTCCTCCAAAGCATCTGGGAAAAGTAACTTATTATGAATCAGAATGTAGCAATATGACTTCTCTTACGCATTTCTGTTAAActatatataaaagaaaataaaagatggagaaatagaaataaaatatatcagcTATTAAACATATTAGCACATTCAGATGTCACAGTGAAACAAATAACCCAAATTCTTGGATAATGGAATTATAACCAACACCTCTTCATCCCCAAAAATCTAATAGCGAAGTGACATGTTTTTACTTCACTAAatctttgctttcatatttaaaataatttttattgaaCCAACTGAATTTGACTTGCCTTGTTATTAGCATAATCTTAACTAAGTCTTATAGTACATCagacttaaaaattaaaaactagaACAGACTATACCTGTGGACTTTTCTTCTCTAGGAGTGCTCCTTAATTCCAGATACTTGACGCCATCATCAGCAAATTCTTTAATAACATCTTTAGTTATCTGAATAAGAAACAGTATGTTCAACATCATGAAAGTAACCCTTACAATAGTTTATATTCTCTTTTACAACAGAAAGACCTACTTACCTTTTGGCATGAAACACTTACAAAAGTTCAGGCCCATGTGTTTCCAGCACTCCCTGTCCCTGAAAACACTACCCATGATAGGTACCTTCAGTTCCCTCACAGACACTAGAAAGAGTTACAACAAACGAGAATTTCCACATCTGAACAAGAGCACTCCTCAGCCGGCACACTCATAACCCCTTTCACAGCTACTGCATCTTTCTCCAATTTCTAACAGGCTTCCTAGAAGTCCTTTTAcatgaggaagaaagaggacACTACAccactttcttctctgttgtgATCACACAACCACTCTTCCTGTCAATATTGTAATCCATGGTAAACATCCTAGTTATGTAGTCTTGATATATAATGAGCCAAAGAAGATAAAGGAAAGTATGGTAAATTGAAGCTTTGCTAACGATGAACAGACATCGCATTTTCAAGACACTAGCAGTCTAACCATCTGAGTGGTAATACTGACCACCATACTGGAAGctcactgcttttaaaaatatatcaaactGAAAAGTTATATAAAATCCCGTATTTCAAAATTAACGTGTCTTACACTGGTAAATTTGACTTCCAATTGAAGGGAACAATGTTGATATTGTTACTTGGACACCAATGCTGTTAAACCAACCAATTCTGACTTTGCatattgcttgtttgtttgaagCTAAATCTTAATTAGCTTACCAGTAAAATATCTTCAGCCCTAGTGGTAATCTGATAGATGAtctgaaacatctgaaaacatctaaaataaaaagttaaaaaataaaataaagattgaaCAGAACAATGagtattcaaagaaaaaaagacacctaTATCTTGAAAACATACTCAGTGTTCAATTAACCAATCTGTAGCTTAAATTACATGTTGAATTTTCCCTTATAGGGCAATCAAGACAATCTTAGAAGCAATTTTTGATTGTAGAAAGTAACAGTACTTTATCAAGAGAAAATATTGACATGagatttacattttgtttgcaaatgtgTTTGCAAAAACTGATCTAAAGTCAACTCTTAGATAGAtacaactagaaaaaaatcaaacagatttTACTATAATAAGACTTCAATACATATTTTCTGCAGTCAGTATACAATGCCATACAGTTCTGTTTTCAATTGAATTAAAAGACACTTGGTAAATGTTCATCTCACACACACGAATCTACTCACTCATCTAAggttcttttcttccctttgtcaATCATAGTCATTCCATTCTGGATCTGAAGGTATGGTTTCTGGGCCATAAGTTTCTTCATTGTGGCAGAACTGATACAGCCATTCAAATGAGCATGAAGTTCCTAGGGGGGAAAATACGTTatggatttgtttcttttaagtgaAAAGTAGGGCTCCTACACCTTGTTTGTGTTAGCGTTCTTGTATCTTACATTACTGTTTCGCTCCAAGTTGGAAAATAACAATTATCTCCACGTTTGGCTAACAACTGCTTCCTCACACTTTCACATGCACAAGTATAGCTAAGACTGTCATATTTGTCTCTCAGAGGGCTGTTGTTAGCACTGATCTCACCAGGTGCACAGCTAGCTTAGGAAAGAGCTCTCCAGCTAATTGGCGCTAATCTGctcaactatttttttttctcaatactTTGAAGCCTTAACTCACACCAGAGATCCAGCAAGATGCAGTCTCAACCCGTTAACAGCACCTGGACTAATTACCCTCCACTGCCTGAGACTGATTTCTGCCTGACTCTCTCTTGTCAACCTGACTGACAGATCCAAACCCCAGATCCTCAACTCCATTCCTCACTTCATCTCTGTTCCTCCTTATGATCTCTTGGCACCTGATGTATGAAACAGTTCCCCAGTGCCCTCCCAACTTGTTCAAAACCTGTCTGCAAAGCATATACCTCGCTACACAGACCCACCTGGCATCCCGCCCTTCTCAGTGGGGTAAGAAAAGCTTGATGAAATGCTTCTTCAAGGTTTGGAATGGAAAGCATGTTGAAAACGTTAACTCTCTCAAGATTTAATTTTGGCTTTTATATAAAGatattacttattttatataaagattttttatataaagatattattttatattttatataaagatATTACTTTTCAGATTGCTGAAGCGCGAAATCCACAAGCAAAGAAGGGCTCACATCACCCTATCGAACTGTGGAGGTGTACAACTCACTCCAACGGCTCAGCAGGAGCCGCAGCTGGCACGTACCGAGAGGTTCAGCCCTACCACAGCCTTACAAGCCCAGCACCCGGCAGAGCTCAGATGCCGAGGCAGAGCTGGATGCCGAGGGCAGGTCCCTCAGCCCACGTCTGACGGGGAGGAGCGGGCCGGGCCGCGCTGTGGAGCCCGGCGTGGTGCGGCCGATAGCGCGGCCGTGGAGCGCCCCAACCGCGCCCCTCGGGCAAGGCCTTATCGCGGGCAGGCCCCGGCCGAAAACAGGGCGAGAAGCAAGGAGCACGCTCAGCCGGCGGTGCTAGAGGGACGGCCGGGAGCGCCGCAGCGAGCCGGGGAGGCGAACGCGGCCAGCGCCTGACAAGGGACCGGCGGGCCTCGGCAGAGGGCGTTACGGAAAAGCTCTACGGGAACAGGGGAGCAGGCAAAGGGGGGGCCCGGTGGGTCGGCCCGAGCCCGCCGCCACCACCGGCACCACACGGCTGAGGGGCGGGCTGCGCCAGGCCGGCCGCTCCCCCGCTGAGCCCCCGGTGCCCGGCGCTCACCACTTTGGGCAGCTCCTGGTAGAAGCGCAGCTCCCGCTCCCCGTtccggtcccggtcccggtcgGCCGCCATCTCGGCGCGGTGCCCAGGGGGCGGTGTCACAGCGACTGCCCGCCCCCAGGGCcggcccctccagccccagcgccGCGGCAGGAGGCGAGTCCCCAAGAACGACAAGGAAGGCGAGGTGCCGGTACAGCTGCACTTTATTCGAGAGAAGCGACAAGAGGCGGCGGAGGGGCGCCGGGACGGGCGGGAGCACCCCCTGCACTCGGCCCGGCCCCTGCCCTGACCGTGGTACTTCGTCCCCAAACGCAGCGCTACAAGTCTGAACTGGATTATATTGGTTATattcccccaccccctccccttaattttttttgtaattaactTGCAAGTTTGCTAGCACAAGAATAAAAGTACCTTTCACTCGAACCCAAGCTAAATACAGACATCCTGGCATAATCCTAAAaggtatttcatttcatatttagaTTTTAGTGTTAGCGCAATCTAATCCTATAACCCTGCAGTTTTCAGTCAACAAGTCACTAAGCAAATGTCTTGCTATGCCCCAAAACAGAGATAAATGTAATTAAGATCACAGAACATGGTGCTCTACATACTGCTAGAGTACCTCAGGCAAAGAAATTATCCTtccacaaatacaaaaaaaaatattactaacATGTTTAAGTAAGTCAAAGTTAAACTCAGAGATACAATATGAAGTAAACAACTCAATATTCAAGGTAGCTTACATCTGTTTTGATGCTTGACAGACCATCCAAGCTCAACAGTGCAGAATCCAGCTAGCTGTTCAacttttttcatagaaaaatagcATGTccataaaagaaaggaaatgaatgtCAACTTAGTGATCCACTCTTTTATTTTACCTTAGTTAAAGGCAAACTAAGTACAGATActgtacattaaaatatatgcacataaaAAGAACAGCTGTTCTTTGTTCTAACTCAACGGCTCAAATTTCTACGTTCTTCTCCTTAGAGCCTTTTCCACACAATTACTCCTCTCTGAAACATGTTGCatctacatttaaatataaagagAACCATCTGCAGGTCCCACATAGCCCACACCAATGAGTAGCACATCAATTAGTGTCCATATTCCAAGTCCACCAAAGCTGAAGAGTTTTCCCAGACCTTCCCGCCACTGGCCCAAATAGAAACGATCTGCTCCAAATCCACCAAGGGTGATGCTATAGGAACGAAAACAGGATTTAATGATTTTTAGCTGAACTCAATTTTTGTGATacacttttttctctgtactttttttctgttgcaccTTTCTGATCAACCTACAAACTGATGATAGTTCTGTTTTACATTGTGcaagaaacttattttttgtacaaa is part of the Cygnus atratus isolate AKBS03 ecotype Queensland, Australia chromosome 11, CAtr_DNAZoo_HiC_assembly, whole genome shotgun sequence genome and encodes:
- the ADAL gene encoding adenosine deaminase-like protein, which codes for MAADRDRDRNGERELRFYQELPKVELHAHLNGCISSATMKKLMAQKPYLQIQNGMTMIDKGKKRTLDECFQMFQIIYQITTRAEDILLITKDVIKEFADDGVKYLELRSTPREEKSTGMTKRMYVETILEGIKQCKEEGLDIDVRLLIAINRRGGPAVAKQTVKLAEEFLLSTDGVVVGLDLSGDPTAGRGQDFLEPLSEAKKAGLKLALHLSEIPNQEEETKVLLGLPPDRIGHGTFLNSATTGSEELVPLVRQNHIPIELCMTSNIKTQTVPSCDKHHFGYWYNMGHPAVLCTDDKGVFATDLSQEYELVAKTFNLTRSQMWDLSYESINYIFASSEVKSKLREQWCKLKPTLFG